The Verrucomicrobiia bacterium DNA segment AGGTGGAAACCTAATGCCAACCAGGCATCAGCCTCTTCCTGACTTCCCGTAAAGCAGTGAATTACTGTTTTCATCCCCTTTGCTTCTACCGAAAGGATATCGTAAAGGTCTTGGAAACAATCGCGGCTGTGAATAATGAGTGGCTTGTCCACTTCTTTCGCAAGGCTCACTATTTCATATAAAACTGCCTTCTGGAGCGCTTTTCTTGCCTCAACCTCCGATTCCCCCAGTTCATCAAAATGGAAATAATCGAGCCCAACTTCCCCAATGGCTACCACCTTCGGGTTAAGGGAAAGTGTGGTAATGCGCTCAATATCAGCAGGCGTCGTCTCGTGAGCATCAGAAGGGTGCACCCCTACCGCCGCATACACCTGGGCATATTGCCCTGCAAGCGCCACCGCAGAGTCAGAGGACTCCCGGCTGGTTCCTGGCACCACAATGCGGGCAACGCCAGCTTCAGAGGCACGGGAAAGTACGCCCGCTACATCGGCAGCAAGTGGTGGGTAGTTAAGATGGGCGTGAGTATCAATCATGACGCGGGAAGAGAATGAGTGGAGCGGCACCCAGGGACTCACCTGGAACAAGGCTTCCCCACGCACGCGCTTTGGCACCATCAAACCAGAAATCAGATGGCAGACAGGTAAAGAGCTCCCTTGCCACACGCTCTGCCGTTGTAGGAATGGCCGGCCAAACCTGGCTGGTAATATGCCGGATAACCTCGAGAAGTTCGTAGAGAAGCTCGTCTAGCTCACCCTTGCGGTGTTCATCCTTGGCAATTTCCCATGGCTTCAACTCTTCAATGCGGCGGTTGCAGAACACAATGAGCTGCTGGGCACTACCAAGCGCCTCCTGAATACGGATGTTCTCAGCAAAGGCATCGTACTCCGCCCATCTCTCCTCAACCACCACCTTTTCCAGGTTAGCTACCTGCTCCTCTGAAACACCTGGCACAACCCCTCCACAGTACTTATGCACCATGGTAAGCACGCGACTCACCAGGTTTCCATAATCATTTGCCAGATTGCTGGCATATACTTCCGCCAGGCGCTCCATGGTGAAATCCCCATCATCAGTAGTTGGGAGGGCCCGCAGGAAGTACCAACGCAACGGGTCAGCCCCGTATTTCTCCAAAGGTTCGTACGGGTCAATCACATTCCCCCGGCTCTTGCTCATCACATGGCCATCCTTAAGGATAAACCCATGCACCAACAGGCGCTTAGGCACCTCTAGGCCGGCAGAAAGCAACATGGCAGGCCAAAGCAACCCATGGAAACGGGTGATGTCCTTACCTATGCAGTGCAAATCTACAGGCCAGCGGCTTCCCGGGACAATGCGCCCTTCTTCCACCGAGGCGCAACCGGTCAGATAGTTAGTGAGGGCATCAAACCAGACATACATGACTTGGTTTTCGTCACCTGGCACAGGGATGCCGTGGCTCAACCGGGAAATATCCCGTGAAACAGAAATATCCTGCAGTCCCTTCTCCTCCACAAAGCGGATAAGCTCCTGAGCCCTATGTGCGGGGTAAATGGCATACTCCCCACTCCTGAGCAGCGCCAGGACCTGGTCCGTGTACTTAGATTGAGCAAAGAAGTAGTTCTCCTCTTCAATGAGCTCGATGAACTTTTCGTCGATGCCAAACACGGAAGGATCGGGTGTTTCATCTGCAGAACCCAGGAATTCTTCCTGCTTGATGTTGTACCAGGCACGGTAGGTTTTCTTGTAGATGTCACCCCTAGCCGCACAGGCCTGCCA contains these protein-coding regions:
- the metG gene encoding methionine--tRNA ligase, with amino-acid sequence MPKFTITTSIHYPNAKPHMGHALEFVQADFLARYHRMKGEEVYFQTGVDEFGLKMQRAADAAGKSTGDFANEQVAHFTGLAEALSLSHDRFIRTSDADHMAMAQALWQACAARGDIYKKTYRAWYNIKQEEFLGSADETPDPSVFGIDEKFIELIEEENYFFAQSKYTDQVLALLRSGEYAIYPAHRAQELIRFVEEKGLQDISVSRDISRLSHGIPVPGDENQVMYVWFDALTNYLTGCASVEEGRIVPGSRWPVDLHCIGKDITRFHGLLWPAMLLSAGLEVPKRLLVHGFILKDGHVMSKSRGNVIDPYEPLEKYGADPLRWYFLRALPTTDDGDFTMERLAEVYASNLANDYGNLVSRVLTMVHKYCGGVVPGVSEEQVANLEKVVVEERWAEYDAFAENIRIQEALGSAQQLIVFCNRRIEELKPWEIAKDEHRKGELDELLYELLEVIRHITSQVWPAIPTTAERVARELFTCLPSDFWFDGAKARAWGSLVPGESLGAAPLILFPRHD
- a CDS encoding TatD family hydrolase; amino-acid sequence: MIDTHAHLNYPPLAADVAGVLSRASEAGVARIVVPGTSRESSDSAVALAGQYAQVYAAVGVHPSDAHETTPADIERITTLSLNPKVVAIGEVGLDYFHFDELGESEVEARKALQKAVLYEIVSLAKEVDKPLIIHSRDCFQDLYDILSVEAKGMKTVIHCFTGSQEEADAWLALGFHLSFTGILTYKNAEALRAVATGVPWDRVMVETDAPYLAPQAFRGQTCEPAMVMAVAEQLAALKNVDVSEVDERTTSTADAFFNFVS